The genomic segment AAATTTAGGAGAAAAGAGATAATTTATAGATGCAAACAAAAATTGATTCGTGCATAGCACGGGGTAATATACTAGTTACAATATAATTCAGATTTGGTTTGTGTTCAAAAACgataaaaaacaaaacccaagttaacctaaaactgaaaaatatttgagtatttttttaattcggTTTTGTAAATTAGTATTTTAGGCTTCACCCATTCAAATTTCGACTAGGTTtcgattttttgggtttagaaaAAATAGAACCGTtcaagtttttgtaaattttagtcTGGTTTTGCTTTTTTTCAAGACAATATGCCCAGGGAAACACACATCTTTGTACTTCCTAAACTAGCCTAGAGTCAGAACTGACATCAATAGTATTGAGTTCTCCTCTTTCCATTTCTATGTTTAGCGTTTGTAAGATGGAACGTTCTCATTTGGTATCTAAGCTTAATACTCTTTCATGGACCCAGttcttatttttggtaaactaataaatatgactctatttttgtttttagtttaaaattagataaatttaattatgacataattcaataaactaataaaataatttttaaagaaaatgctaagtaaatatataaatatattaaaactataaatcaataattacTGTGTTGAACCTtctaaaacttatatataagtataacaattaaataattcgttgtatttaaaataaaacatataccTTTTATGTCCATATtagatgttatatatatatatatatatatatatatatgtatgtataacaAATTGCATGCAAAAGCTGATTAAATAGATGAAAGTCAAACatttattgaaatatataaagctgtgaaaattttctttttatattaaaataataaaaaaactagatGATAACTTGCACACATGCGCGGAGTTAGGGTTAGGCAAATAAACCGagcccgaaaacccgaaccaaacccgatccgataaaaatgaatccgaaccgatctgaATCTGatataaataccgaatggatcttgtttcatggtatttcgggttatgaaTATTATcctaaccgaacccgaacctaaatggatactcggtagaacccgaaacatttaaaattctCGAAAAAAACTtataccaaacatgatctcaattcctaatatgtatccaaaatatattgaacatcaaaaataattatctattacatgaatattaatggttgaaggtggcggttgacggttgaagtttataaatttttgttttgttttcatttaataatgtttttcatttcatgaaaaCTTAGTTTTCGTTtgatgctttcatttatttgttttttttccgatcaataactatgtttacctttcgcttgattttgaatgatcacatttgatgttcctttcttgtttttgaaccaattttatttatgtttttgttataaaataagtacaaatcaagtatttgaaaatcaaagaaccgattttacttatattttggttacaaagtagatataaatcaggtacatttaaaccgaagaaccgattgggatccgaacccgaaagtacaacggattgtaccggttctttgaagatttactaaaaccgatagaacccgaaccggtcccgaaccaaATATTCATATAACCTGAATAGGGCTTATTttaataaacccgaaaaaccgaaacccgattggactaaaccgaaacccgattggtcAGAACTtaaggtagttttttttttgagaactgGCATAActtaaggtagttatttaacAACCAGATCTCAGAAAATAAACTTTATCAACGAGAAAGAATAAAACAGCAACAAAAGGTAGTCGAAATTAGCTACTATAATTTACATCTGAAAACCCCTTCTTTGGGatgaaaaaactacaaaaaatacATGCATAGCTCCGTATAGAAAGCCAATACATATAAGCTTCTTCTCTAGGGTTATATAAGCAAGAtccgcaacaacaacaaccgaaaagacaaacaaaagaacaaaatattGGGTTAGTCTTCCTTAAGCCGAtaatgatggtgatgatgaaaatgatttgatttgtttcttcttttgttattaGTCATGCCAACAAAGAAGCATGACGACACACCTCCTTATGATGTAAAGTCTAGCCTTTTGCCCTCTAACCACTCCTCCCACTCCTCGGCTCCACATCTTCCTCTTTGTTCCTCCTACGCTCGAACTGGTCGTCTTCATTTTCGCTTGATCCTTTGGAAGTGAaatgtgagagagagaaagaacaaTTAGGGTGTCTGCGCAGTGCCGTGCCTAGGTGTTGAGGGGCCTAAGGCGAAAATAATTTTCCCCACAATTTAGTAATAAACATTTATCACATAAAACTCTACAAAagcatatatttaatatttataaatatatatatatgaagaaccaaacataaaatttcttaaaagttaTATAAGCTATTCAGTTTtctaaacaaaaagtaaaaaacatatatataaatattcaaaattatctaACACgattagtaatatttaattaaatatatgttgatTTAGATAGGCTAAAAGGCaacttaaaaatgtattattgaaaataaaactacCTGAGCTAAAAAAATTCTGATACAAAAAATACTTTAGG from the Brassica oleracea var. oleracea cultivar TO1000 unplaced genomic scaffold, BOL UnpScaffold01102, whole genome shotgun sequence genome contains:
- the LOC106320878 gene encoding uncharacterized protein LOC106320878; amino-acid sequence: MKTTSSSVGGTKRKMWSRGVGGVVRGQKARLYIIRRCVVMLLCWHD